ggggggaggggggagggcttTGGAGAGatagaataataataaccatCAGTTTAAAAAAATAGATAGACTGATGTGTGAGTcttcaagtatgtgtgtgtggttgtgtgtgtgtgtgtgtgtgtgtgtgtgtgtgagagagcgagagtgtacTTTTCAGATACATAACTTCCCTCAAGGTGAAAAGACAACATGGTGAAAAGGCAGAAgctgaggagaaaaaagaaaagtggaaaacacaaaaaaacggAATGGACCTTCGAGCAAACTCTTATCCATCCAAAAATTGATAGCAGCCCATGATAAACGGCTCAAAGCACAAAGGCATCACAGCAGACGTTCCCTAGCTAACTACTCCTTCCGAGATGAATGTTGTTGTACCTTGAAATGAGGTCATTTTTCGGAAAAAGGAATCGGAGAACCGGGGTATGTAACTGTCCTAAATCACGGAGGCAATCATTCCGTTGCAGActgtttctttccctcttcGGGCCTTAATCCTCATTTGTTTCCCCCATGCACCTGTGTCCTGGAGTTGACCTGTCTCACGTACAGCACAGAGGAAAAAACaggaagacacagacagacgaaGCTAGCATCACCTCTCCTGTCCTCATAGATTACTTTACAAGTGTGTATATCGTTTGGATCCTTCAGCAGCAGATGAATATACATTGGTAGTCACTGTGCATGGTGGATTTCCCCATAGGACCTGTCTTTTGGCgtaataacaaaaataaactaaTATAATTGGAATGTGATGTGCACTAGTGAGTTATGAGTCACGACAGTAAAGTCATGAGTAAGCGATTCTTTCCCCTTGCCCTGCACGACAAAACATAAATGGATCAGTTGGAGACTCGAGAGCACAGACAACATTATGTTCGCATTTTCAACCTAGTCATCACAGCAGTGCTTTccaatgcatatgtatgtgtcttTTGTGAAGTCTTAAATAAGCAAGTTGCCAACTCTATATTTATTCTGAAGCTTTctgagctttttttccccccaattaATTCCGTTCCTCCAAATAGAATGGCTCTGCTAACTGATTGTAAGACAGCACAGCCAGGGACTGAGACAGAGTCTGGTGAACTGAAATAAAATTCTGGAGGGTTGTGAGGAGTAAGTCCAGCTGGGTGTCTGACTGGCCAGCTCTCTAGCTGCCAAAATGCCTGCATGGATGCACGGTTGAATGGATGGTCAGATCCACTGCCATGGGTCACTCACATAGAAAACAAATCAGGCTTCTCTTCTCGTAGTGCTATTTCAGACCAAATAGATTGTCAATTTGATGGCAGCATTGATCATTTAAACACATTTGCATGCAAACAGAAAACTGTGAAGACATAAAACAGATTGAGAAAAACAAGAGACAGGGATGCCTTAAATGCCGCAGGCCATTTCGGGCATCAAAGCAAGCAGTGAAGAATGGGAAAGACgggggaaaaggagagacagaaaccGTCTCGGCGTTTGAAAGAATCTGACCAGTCTCCAGAAGGACAGTTAGAAGACAAACTACTGGTTGCAGGGTAGTGAGGATGGGGGTggaagtgtgggtgtgtgtgagagtctatgtgtgtgtgtgtgtgtgtgtgttggctttgcATTAATCTCACGTTGTAATGACAGTTTAAGGTTTTGGTATTTTGATGAATTCCGGGATTGGGCTTAAAACTGCTTTCATTTTGTTTGCTGGTCTTTAATCTTCTAACCCTGGTTCTTAATCAAAACTCGGGAGCAGGTTTTTAATCTGGCATGAATGAGGCCGCGGATTACGCGCCTTTGACCTTGCCATGCTGCACAGCTGCCTCGGCCTCAAATCAGTCctctcatcctgtgtgtgtttgtgtgtgtgtgagagagacagacagagtgtgtgtgagacagagggagatagagagagagaggatgtgggtgtgttttgcgTCTTGCACAGGTCCATATTAGTAGTGGCTTTTGAGGCTGGTGATGGGTGGGGGACAAGATCCACTCCCATAGCATGTATGCACCAATACAGAAAAATGCACAGTATCACGTGATCCATAGGCCTATTACAGACATTGGATTTTTTGGAACTGAAGTGTAGTGTAACTCTTGTTAAAGACCTACAGGCTTCAAGAGGAGAATCTTCAGATCACATGACACAGATCACATGAGGTCAGTGTCTCGTGACAGCGATTGATATTCAGCAGGGCTGAGGGGCTTTATTTTTACTTTCCCTTCTAAACCCTGACCACTACTCGAGTCATTATCTCAACAATGGAAGGGGCTTGAGTGGACAACTGCTCAGAGATGCTCCTTCAAAGAATGATTACTGAGATGGTGGAATTTCTAAAGCCATTATAGACCACAGAGAGAGGACGTCAATCAGATCTAATATGGATGTTTACACGTATTCCTGCTGTCAGTCTGTTTAGACTCTTGACCATATTTAAAGTCACTCCAGCTAAATACATTACAATAACATTtaaattctgattctgaaatTGAAAATACATTAAATTAAATTTCCCAATGGTCTCTAGAGGCCTAGTTCTCCCCTTGTTTAAAGACACAGCAAAAAAAGTGAGGTTGAGTTCAATTCAGTTTAGAAAGTGAATGTATAACAGCCAAGGCAGACCACAGTGTTGTACAAGTATAGTGTCCATTAAAATAATTTGGACTTCAAAACAAGACCGTAAGTAATTCATCATTACAGGCACTCACAGTTCTGCTCCTCCCGGGAAAATCACAGCTGAAAACCATCACCTATCTTCAGTTTTTTGAGCTGCAAACATAATGACATTATTCCCATAAACTGTTGGGGGGAAAAATAGCGCGGCTTTTTTTAGATCCGATAATTACTTCACAAGTTCAGATTGCTTTAGGTAAAGCCAATCTCCTTAacttaaaatataatgtaatggtGATGCTTAAATTATATTGTGTATTTGTCATGGGGCAAGCAACAAAAATAATTTTCATGCATTTTTTATTCTAATGTGAACTCATCAAAAGTTTCAAGGACAAGTCATGCTATTTGGGAATAAATTACCACAAGAACATGAACATTTCAttcaatactttaattacattgtgGCTTATTACCCAGCCCGACTCTGACAACTTACCCATTCATTCCCATTTCATTGTTTCTCACCATGAACTGCTtctgtaaacaaaatgtattataCAACTCAAATGTATTTGAATTGGCTCCGGTGTTGTCCTTGGAGCCAATGTAAACTTCCTCAGCATAAAGTAGTGATCAGAAATCAGAAATATCTGATGATAAACAGTCTTAACACTGATATTCTCAGACACTGGCCTGCACACAGAAGACGAGTGATAATGTTGGAGGTCTATCTAAATGAGATTGCATCTCATACCTCTCTTCTCACCCTGGCTTTCTGTGCCCATATCTGAAATAGGACTGGAGGAGATGACCTGTACCCTCATTCAGTGAGTGGTTCTAGATGTAGGGCAAGATAACATAAACTTTCAGAATGACATTGCTACTGAAAATAGGGAAGTATCAGAAAATGATAACTGGTGCATTATGCAATGCAAGccacacatactatacatgtaatggccactagagggagcaaCAGCCCTCCCATTGCATTTTCCTCATACAGTCTATGATTTTCCTGATCACAGATTTGTGGAGAATTTTTATACACCTCCACCAAAGCATATGCAGCTTCATGATAGCATATGATCTGAATATATATCTAAGTTCCTGATTTACCAACATCATTCAAATTCAGAATTCTGTCTTCGATAGGCTATATTTTTCAAGGACAACTTGATGCTAAAGTGCATCACCCAGGATGCTAATTCCACCTTCAGCAATTtgaacatccattaaacatccAACATGACACCAAGACCCTGAAGTTCTTTGCTAATTTGTAAACGAGATGATCCAGGGACGTGAAAGGAAAATACTAGGGAATCACTGCCCTCTTGTGGTCCTTCCAGGACATGACAACTGATAATGAGTGAGCAGATGGGAGTAAGACGGCAGGGTATGTAACAGTGTACGAGAGAGGTTCATATATAGCTAAAAACCTAAAGCAACTACAGTGCTGTCATAGGGAAAGAGATATATATCACTATGACATGCAGTAGTTGTTTTGGGTTTTTAGCTATATGAACCTCTCTCGTACACTGTTACATACCTTGACTTTGATTAGATTTAGTGTGCAACAAAAAAGCATCTGTGACCAGTATCACATGTGCATTATCTGACATAAAGGAAGATACTGTACCCAATCATTGTCCGGTTTTTCCTGAATTGGAATGACATACTGACATtgtttcattcacacacagagagaagagagaattcTGTATTGATGATAAATTTCATGGGTCTCCACTCAAAATGTATAATTCCCATTGTTTGCATGGCTATGAAGTAACTGACTTGACAGGGTAGTGTCACTGGAAGTGTTACTGCAATGTCACAGTAATCTAAAGAGACCACATTCAAATTTTAAACTCTCTGCTCTAAGACATACacgtaagtgtgtgagtgacataCTGTAAGGCTTAATGTACCCAGTCATATCAAACCCTATCTCTCAAAGTGTCAATATGCAACAGCCGGCAATCTGTCATCTACGATGACATTTTCAATCCAATGCCATGGCTGAACTGTATTTAAGTGGAATAATAATATAAACTAACCATAGGCCCAGTCACAGTGCCAATAGATTGCTATATGCGTCTCCTCTAATTTTGCACTAGACATAAACCTTAGTCCAACACAACCACGGTAATGCATCGGATATCAAGGTTAATAGGCTATATGCATGGAAGGCTGCTCAGGTGCCTCATTTGTTTCCGGGAGAGCGTTAGCTGTGCTGTAactgcatcttctgttatattttgCTCCTTACAGGTTCACTCCAACACTGAAGGTATGGGTTgcccaataataacaattttaatAACAATTTTAGTATTTTAATAATAAATCATTTTCACATCGTAACATactgattcactaggtgcaacaaccaatcaggtTTTTACATGAACAATaatggcaggttcaaacacacctggctccaccagaAACAAATGAGGTACCTGAACAGCCTTCTAGGTATATAGCCTATTCTACCGGCTGTTTAAAACCTTTTTAAAAGGCACAGTGACattgtgttggtttgtttggtACAAAAACAGCACTTGGGGCTGGgggaggtgtgtctgtgtggtggggtgtaatgtgttttatttcatgtctcCCTTTGCAGGGCACCATATCCATCAGCAGAGTGATGCATTCTGAAGGCACAGAGGATTATAGAGTCTCTTATCTTCTCCGTGGGACCACTGCTATTTCCCCTCAATCCCAAAGTACAACTGGAAAATCTCCCCACAACCCTTCTCACTGAGGAACTGGTAGAGCTGCCCAAGGTCCATGTGATTTCCTCGGTTTCCATGGGGATCAAAAATAGCCTCGTCGAACCCAGTGAACTTGCGGTGCGAGGCCACTCTTTCATCTATGCTGCCATCCTCGCTGTCCAATGGAATATCCTCTCGATGGCGAATCATGATCCTCTTCCATGTCAGACACTTTACTCTGAGGAAATAAGGAGTGATGAGAGAGATATATTGAGCCTGCACTTCAAATAAGACTTAACATAATGGAAAGAAGCATTAGAGTTTTTCTTTGGGCTTTATGAATTCTATTTCCCCCACCCATAGCTTAGGCTAAAGTGCAAGTTAAAGGCATTTCTCATGAGACCAAGCTCTCCCATAGGCCTCAATCACCTCCTTTTCACTGCTTTCATGATTTCAATGTGTTTTAACAATACAATTCACAGCGGTTGTAGGTTGATTAATAGCTGAATTTCACAATAAACCGATTAAAATTGTCTTCGATACACTTTTACATATCAATACATATCACTTTTACATATCAAAATGTGTATTGTTCTAATCATACCTGCTCCAAAACTCATCACATGGGGTCCTAAGCCCCTCCACACAGACAACCCCAGGCTTGCCTGGCATGCTGAATCCAGTGAGATTGAGTTCCTTGGACCATTCCAGAATgttctttcttttactcttgTTGTAGATGTGATGGCTGTAGATCCAGAGCCGAGTGAAAGCCTCCTGGGTGGGAACTGACGACGACGCATCTTTCTTAGGGACAACCGCTGAGACACTCTTGTCAATGTACTGAGCTGCATTATCTTTTACCCACTCGAATGCTGATAACAAGCAAACCTCCCCAGAGCAGTTCTCCAGCAGGTACGAGTTGAGGTCGCTGTGCAGTTGGGTTTGATGAGCTCTGCTGAGTTGGGCACACCTGTCAGATGACAATAATATGCAAacggaaaacaaacaaattaggACAAAACATGACAATAAACATCAATACATTTAGATtattgtaaaaagaaaaaagaaaaccaaatGTATATGTTAGGCCTATATCATTTTGATACCTGACAGAAATCTCTGGTAGGACTTTTGGGTAGTCAGACACATATGTGCAGGAGATTGTGATGTCCACCTGTGGTAAATATGTCACCATCAAATTATACATTCAAGAACAAATACATAGATCGAGACTCCTTATTAAAAATGCAAATATAACATAATACACATGGCTATGGTATTCACCTCTTTGAAGCTGATGGTGTCCATTTTGTGTTTTATCAAAAAGTCAGGTCTAGAATGTGGAAGTGTATTCGAGACCCCCTCAACGTAGTCTCTCAACTCTGCAAAAGCCAGCTGGTCAGTGACAACAAACTCCTCTTCACTTGGGAACATGCTTGAAAGGAGCTCAAGCTCAGCGAGCTGAGCCTCAGCTTCTTCTAAAGCCATTTCTGCAGAATACACTTCTATCAAGATACAACATGCATCGAAGTGTTCAAGGTTCAATGATTTGCCACGACTGCATGCATTATGCTAACAACTATCATGCGTTGACAGTCCACTTCTACTCTATTATTATCGTTATCATCACAGATAATTACGGATCTGTAAATCATAGAGCTCTATTTCCAAAATGTATAACTTAAATAACGTGCCACTTGGTATTGTCTTGCACTGAGCAGAGAGCGACTATCtaagctactgtagcctacacagtaCACAACTACCTTACAGCACTCTGGTTCATTAAAATCGGGAGTGAAGCATGACTCCAAACTGCAGCGAGAAGTGGTGATATATAAACAATCAGCATTTTGAAAACAGCGATTCATAACAACGTTGGTCTATCCACTTTGTATTGATATCTACCACACATCTTATCCGTAGGCAAAACAGTTCCGGTGCAAAAGGAAGTGAATTGTGTTCCGGAGAGCATCTGGTGATTCCACGTTTCGAACTCAGTTTTCCTCAAAAATGTGTAAATTTAGTGACACTTGCGCTATACACAGTGTTATTCTTTAGATTATAGAATTGTGTTTTTACGGACCTCAATTTCCATTACAATGAAGATGATGGGTCGACAACGTGCCACTTTGAATTTTGTTCAGCTTGAAGATCACTCAAATCTACGCTTTTAACTTCAGGTAGCGTTGAATGAAAGAACGTTGACGATGCATTATCATAAACAAAAACTAGCCTGCTAATCATCTGCATCCATGTTGATGTTATCAAACCGTTTTTATGTTAAGGCTTGTTTATCTAAAAGTAGTTCCTCTACATAATGGTGGTTTGTAATGTTATTCGTAAACAGAGATTTGACATTTTACCATCAATTTGGCAAAACTATGGGGACATTTAAAATCCTAAAACGATTCGCCAGCTAGCAAGAACTACATCTTTTCATTTAAGATAGCCTATGTGCTTATTTGGCTATCTTAGTTAACAGTACACACATGAGTTATTGCCAAGATAATGATAATGTTGAACAGTAGAAGCTTGCTTTCTCTGTGATGATTCTTATTATCGACACAATCAGCTGCTAGAGACATCTAGATAACTTCAATGGAGCTATTCGTGCAACTGTTTGCCCATTCGCACTTCACTTTCTTGTGTATCTGACAGATAATGCCATACAAGTTTAAATGAGTGAACCAATGGGGTCATATCCACTGACACTAATTGTTGTCAATTGTCTGTATTAATCAATGCTAGATTTTCCACGTAATCCTCTGCCACTCGCGATGGGtaagaagaaaggaaaggacAGAAGTTCCAAAGAGGAGAACTGCATCGAGTTGACAGGTGTAGTGCCTAATTGAATCCCTGGAGGAATGAAGAATGGGTGAATGATTCAATCTGCTCTAACATTAAAGagtctctcaatctctctttctcaaggCCCTACCTGTTCCCACATTCGCAAGGGAATAGACCATATCTTGTTTAAGAAGACTGCTCCAGATGTCGATTGGAGCTTGTGTCAGGACTGTCAGGAGGGACCGAACACCAACTCTGAGGATGAAATGAATCAAGAGCCACAGGTTATATGGATGTGCCTGAAATGTGGACACAGGGTGAGTAGAGTTGTGCTGCAGCAGTTCTGAAGTTCTATCCTCTTTAGGGATTCCATGTTACtagattattgttattatcttTTAGACAAAACTAACACTTAACA
The Sardina pilchardus chromosome 13, fSarPil1.1, whole genome shotgun sequence genome window above contains:
- the rwdd2b gene encoding RWD domain-containing protein 2B, coding for MALEEAEAQLAELELLSSMFPSEEEFVVTDQLAFAELRDYVEGVSNTLPHSRPDFLIKHKMDTISFKEVDITISCTYVSDYPKVLPEISVRCAQLSRAHQTQLHSDLNSYLLENCSGEVCLLSAFEWVKDNAAQYIDKSVSAVVPKKDASSSVPTQEAFTRLWIYSHHIYNKSKRKNILEWSKELNLTGFSMPGKPGVVCVEGLRTPCDEFWSRVKCLTWKRIMIRHREDIPLDSEDGSIDERVASHRKFTGFDEAIFDPHGNRGNHMDLGQLYQFLSEKGCGEIFQLYFGIEGK